GAACTCTTGTCGAATCGAACACGCATTCACTGGAGATTTGCGAGAATCCAGCCAGTCTTTGCGATCCTGTAGTGCAAAGTTCCGGACATTGCGGCACACACCCAACATGCACTTAATCTCTGAAACCTGCTCGGCGGTTGGCTCTAGCTTAAATTCCCACGTCT
The genomic region above belongs to Rubidibacter lacunae KORDI 51-2 and contains:
- a CDS encoding helix-turn-helix domain-containing protein translates to MLNKTWEFKLEPTAEQVSEIKCMLGVCRNVRNFALQDRKDWLDSRKSPVNACSIRQEFILPADALFPSYAR